One stretch of Bosea vaviloviae DNA includes these proteins:
- a CDS encoding LysE/ArgO family amino acid transporter: MNVTVYLTGLGVSLSLILAIGAQNAFVLRQGLRNEHVLAVCLACALSDAVLIALGVSSFRQISELSPWIDPVMRYAGAAFLFWYGAKSLHAALRSNEALVTGDGEAAGLRQTLITCLALTWLNPHVYLDTVVLVGTISTQFPGFEPAFGAGAVTASFLFFFGLGYGARWLRPFFAKPSAWRALEAAIAATMWMIAARLALST; the protein is encoded by the coding sequence ATGAACGTGACGGTCTATCTGACGGGCCTCGGCGTGAGCCTGAGCCTGATCCTCGCGATCGGCGCGCAGAACGCCTTCGTGCTCCGCCAGGGCTTGCGCAACGAGCATGTCCTCGCCGTCTGCCTCGCCTGTGCGCTGTCGGACGCCGTGCTGATCGCGCTCGGCGTCAGCAGCTTCCGGCAGATCTCCGAGCTGTCGCCTTGGATCGATCCGGTGATGCGTTACGCCGGGGCGGCCTTCCTGTTCTGGTATGGCGCAAAGAGCCTGCATGCGGCGCTGCGCTCCAATGAGGCGCTCGTCACCGGCGATGGCGAGGCGGCGGGCCTGCGGCAGACCCTGATAACCTGTCTCGCGCTGACCTGGCTCAATCCGCATGTCTATCTCGACACCGTCGTGCTGGTCGGCACGATCTCGACGCAGTTTCCCGGGTTCGAACCCGCCTTTGGCGCGGGCGCGGTCACCGCCTCCTTCCTGTTCTTCTTCGGGCTCGGCTATGGCGCGCGCTGGCTGCGCCCGTTCTTCGCCAAGCCGTCAGCATGGCGGGCCCTGGAGGCCGCCATCGCCGCCACGATGTGGATGATCGCGGCCAGGCTGGCGCTGAGCACCTGA
- a CDS encoding LysR family transcriptional regulator ArgP — translation MLDYSALRAVAAVVQAGSFEQAAHSLNVTPSAISQRVKQLEERLGLVLIVRGAPCVATEKGAWLCRHMEQVGMLEGELLRHLPAAGIGAARHKVTLHVATNADSLGTWFLKAVSHFTRRSEHLLNLAVDDQDHTAEWLQRGHVVAAVTSLGKPVQGCRRVALGALRYRATASPDFMVRHFPKGVTPDALALAPALTFNQKDRLQGQWLQQVVGRKFAHPTHWLPSTQSFVDGAVMGIGWGMNPIQLVDQHLRSGRLIELIPDTPIDIPLFWQVNRLSADHLAELTREVVAVARSELVDGKL, via the coding sequence ATGCTCGATTACTCCGCATTGCGCGCCGTTGCCGCGGTGGTCCAGGCCGGCAGCTTCGAGCAGGCCGCCCACAGCCTCAATGTCACGCCATCGGCTATATCGCAGCGCGTCAAGCAGCTCGAGGAGCGCCTCGGACTGGTGCTCATCGTCCGCGGCGCGCCCTGCGTCGCGACCGAGAAGGGGGCATGGCTGTGCCGGCATATGGAACAGGTCGGGATGCTCGAAGGCGAATTGCTCAGGCATTTGCCTGCCGCCGGGATCGGCGCTGCCCGCCACAAGGTCACGCTGCATGTCGCGACCAATGCCGATAGCCTCGGGACCTGGTTCCTCAAGGCCGTCTCGCATTTCACCCGGCGCTCCGAGCATCTGCTGAACCTCGCCGTGGACGATCAGGACCATACGGCCGAGTGGCTGCAGCGCGGACATGTGGTGGCCGCGGTGACGAGCCTGGGCAAGCCGGTCCAGGGCTGTCGGCGCGTTGCTCTCGGCGCGCTGCGCTATCGCGCGACGGCCAGTCCCGATTTCATGGTGCGGCATTTTCCAAAGGGCGTCACGCCAGACGCGCTCGCCCTGGCGCCGGCCCTGACCTTCAACCAGAAGGACCGTCTGCAAGGCCAGTGGCTCCAACAGGTCGTCGGGCGGAAGTTCGCTCATCCCACCCATTGGCTGCCATCGACGCAAAGCTTCGTCGATGGCGCCGTGATGGGCATAGGCTGGGGCATGAATCCGATCCAGCTCGTCGACCAGCATTTGCGCTCAGGCCGCCTGATCGAGCTGATCCCCGATACGCCGATCGACATTCCACTGTTCTGGCAGGTCAATCGCCTGTCCGCCGATCATCTGGCGGAGTTGACCCGCGAGGTCGTCGCCGTTGCCAGGAGCGAGCTGGTCGACGGAAAGCTGTGA
- a CDS encoding helix-turn-helix domain-containing protein → MTATSHLLASGPGWRVRDIICTAGPDDRAFEEQHSHCCIAAVTSGSFSYRSAQGAALLAPGALLLGNQGACFECGHEHAAGDRCLAFQFDPAYLEDILAGVPSVRRLAFSRAHLPPSPALADLMAETATSGGGAAAYEELAVRLAGAVAATLADEPPATAAPTARDTSRITRALRCIEARSEETLSLTQLAREAAMSPYHFLRTFKALIGMTPHRFLLRTRLHRSALLLRGSEHGVAQIAFDCGFGDLSTFNRHFRLAMGKSPSAYRASQGRRSA, encoded by the coding sequence ATGACTGCGACCTCGCATCTTCTGGCCTCGGGCCCCGGCTGGCGCGTGCGGGACATCATCTGCACCGCCGGGCCGGACGACCGCGCCTTCGAGGAACAACACTCTCACTGCTGCATCGCGGCGGTAACCAGCGGCAGCTTCAGCTACCGCTCCGCCCAGGGCGCCGCGCTGCTCGCGCCGGGCGCACTCCTGCTCGGCAATCAAGGAGCCTGCTTCGAGTGCGGCCACGAGCATGCGGCTGGCGACCGCTGCCTCGCCTTCCAGTTCGATCCGGCCTATCTGGAAGACATCCTTGCCGGCGTCCCTAGCGTGCGGCGGCTTGCTTTCTCGCGCGCCCATCTGCCGCCATCTCCGGCACTTGCGGATCTGATGGCCGAGACGGCGACCAGCGGCGGCGGCGCTGCCGCCTATGAGGAGCTCGCCGTCCGGCTAGCCGGTGCGGTGGCGGCAACGCTCGCGGACGAGCCGCCCGCAACCGCCGCGCCGACGGCGCGTGACACCAGCCGCATCACCCGGGCCCTGCGGTGCATCGAGGCGCGCTCCGAGGAGACGCTGAGCTTGACCCAACTCGCCCGCGAGGCGGCGATGAGCCCGTATCATTTCCTGCGGACGTTCAAGGCGCTGATCGGCATGACGCCGCACCGGTTCCTGCTGAGGACGCGCCTGCATCGCTCCGCGCTCCTGCTGCGCGGCTCGGAGCACGGCGTCGCGCAGATCGCCTTCGATTGCGGATTCGGCGATCTCTCGACCTTCAACCGCCACTTCCGGCTGGCGATGGGCAAAAGCCCCAGCGCCTATCGCGCGAGCCAGGGCCGCCGCTCCGCCTAG
- a CDS encoding VOC family protein, which translates to MLDHVSIGVGEIARSKRFYDAAFGALGYRCLSEDEGSLGYGRDAVAFWLGAVATPVPPDPGSNLHFCFVAPTRQSVDAFHAAAIAQGGADNGRPGLRESYGPNYYAAFVVDPDGYRIEAYCAAA; encoded by the coding sequence ATGCTCGATCATGTTTCCATCGGCGTTGGCGAGATCGCCCGCTCGAAGCGCTTCTACGATGCCGCGTTCGGCGCGCTCGGCTATCGCTGCCTCAGCGAGGACGAGGGCTCATTGGGCTATGGCCGGGACGCTGTCGCCTTCTGGCTCGGCGCGGTCGCGACGCCGGTGCCGCCCGACCCCGGCTCGAACCTGCATTTCTGCTTCGTCGCGCCGACGCGGCAGAGCGTGGATGCGTTCCATGCCGCCGCGATCGCGCAGGGCGGAGCGGATAACGGCCGGCCCGGCCTGCGGGAATCCTATGGTCCCAACTACTATGCGGCTTTTGTGGTCGACCCGGATGGCTATCGCATCGAGGCCTATTGCGCCGCCGCCTGA
- a CDS encoding DUF3237 domain-containing protein, which yields MSLQSRHLFTLLITLHPPLDLGRTPAGGRRIFPVSGGHFRGERLNGAVSPMIGSDLLLARADGTFQQDVRLLLVADDGDLILMTYRGVRRAPDAVDERLGRGETVDASEYYLRTTPYFETAAPAHAWLNGIVAVAMGGRCPGGVEYDVFEVL from the coding sequence ATGTCCCTGCAATCTCGACACCTGTTTACACTCCTGATCACCCTTCACCCGCCGCTGGATCTAGGCCGGACGCCGGCCGGCGGCCGGCGCATCTTTCCCGTCTCGGGCGGACACTTCCGTGGAGAGCGCCTGAACGGCGCGGTATCACCGATGATCGGCTCCGATCTCCTGCTTGCTCGCGCCGATGGCACATTTCAGCAAGATGTCAGGCTCCTGCTGGTCGCCGATGACGGAGATCTCATCCTCATGACCTATCGCGGTGTCAGACGCGCGCCTGACGCCGTCGACGAGCGTCTGGGGCGCGGCGAAACGGTCGACGCTTCCGAGTATTATCTGCGCACGACGCCGTATTTCGAGACCGCCGCGCCTGCGCACGCATGGCTCAACGGTATTGTCGCGGTCGCGATGGGCGGACGATGTCCGGGCGGCGTCGAATACGACGTCTTCGAAGTGCTCTAA
- a CDS encoding LysR family transcriptional regulator: protein MRPSLESLRVLEACVSARSFARAAERLYLTPAAVSLRMRTLESELGQPLFTRAGRRVVPTVAASVLASHVRKALDGIAGALDEFQAATPPLRLTAPPTFASRWLAPRLARHPVPGAPVIEVDVSADIRDLGAFDVAIRTGRGGWAGLEEYRLAPVEVTPMLAPSLLGARTLDAPEALADFDLLPHPDWDQWFKGAQCGVAQGLRFAAVDYPTHELDASAALAGVGVALLSPLLFRPLLTEGVLIAPFQYVLSGPAWHFALMRNDDPRLAPRQFCAWLCEQAREAA from the coding sequence ATGCGGCCCTCCCTGGAATCTCTGCGAGTCTTGGAAGCCTGCGTCTCCGCCCGGAGCTTCGCACGGGCGGCCGAACGCCTGTATCTGACGCCGGCGGCGGTCAGCCTGCGCATGCGTACGCTGGAGTCCGAACTCGGCCAGCCGCTTTTCACGCGTGCTGGACGGCGGGTGGTCCCGACGGTCGCCGCCTCTGTGCTGGCGAGCCACGTCCGCAAGGCGCTGGATGGAATTGCCGGCGCGCTCGATGAATTTCAGGCGGCGACGCCACCGCTCAGGCTCACGGCGCCGCCGACATTCGCATCACGTTGGCTTGCGCCGCGTCTGGCGCGCCATCCTGTGCCGGGAGCGCCCGTCATCGAGGTCGACGTTTCCGCGGATATCCGTGACCTTGGCGCGTTCGACGTCGCCATAAGAACCGGCCGCGGCGGATGGGCGGGGCTTGAAGAATATCGGCTTGCGCCGGTTGAAGTGACGCCGATGCTGGCACCGTCCCTGCTCGGGGCGCGGACGCTCGATGCGCCGGAGGCGCTGGCTGACTTCGACCTTTTGCCGCATCCCGACTGGGATCAATGGTTCAAGGGTGCGCAATGCGGGGTCGCGCAGGGCCTGCGCTTTGCGGCGGTCGATTACCCGACGCACGAGCTGGACGCCAGCGCGGCGCTGGCGGGCGTCGGTGTGGCGCTGTTGTCGCCCTTGTTGTTCCGGCCGCTTTTGACTGAGGGCGTGTTGATCGCGCCGTTCCAATACGTGCTGAGCGGGCCGGCCTGGCATTTTGCGCTGATGCGCAACGACGACCCCCGCCTGGCGCCCCGGCAGTTTTGCGCCTGGCTTTGCGAGCAGGCCCGGGAGGCGGCATGA
- a CDS encoding DMT family transporter, translating into MTLPTALRAVLGIALLTAMDAVVKGQMRAHPFFLALFMRFAMGSLFALIFVAIARPSRPTRASLIGNTIRVPVVVLTASSFFYSLSVLPMAEALTLSFLAPVFVALLGALLLKEKLGGRVFQALGFGLAGMLIMVWPRLQGHVSNAELGVAAALFSAVAYAFNLVLLRRIAQKEHPAIIVLFQNGGPALCLAIPAALAFVPMSWADIATYTLAGALAVGGHFMLVSAYARAEASRLAPLEYTALIWASLLGYLMFAEVPLFTTFAGALLIVAGAIAVSRR; encoded by the coding sequence ATGACGCTCCCGACGGCGCTTCGTGCCGTTCTCGGCATCGCGCTGCTCACCGCCATGGATGCGGTGGTCAAGGGGCAGATGCGCGCGCACCCCTTCTTCTTGGCATTGTTCATGCGCTTCGCCATGGGCAGCCTGTTCGCGCTCATCTTCGTCGCGATCGCCCGCCCGTCGCGCCCGACGCGGGCAAGCCTGATCGGCAATACGATCCGCGTTCCGGTCGTCGTGCTCACCGCCAGCAGCTTCTTCTATTCGCTCTCGGTCCTGCCAATGGCGGAGGCGCTGACGCTCTCCTTCCTGGCCCCCGTCTTCGTCGCGCTGCTGGGCGCCCTCCTGCTCAAGGAAAAGCTCGGCGGACGCGTCTTCCAGGCACTCGGCTTCGGCCTCGCCGGCATGCTCATCATGGTCTGGCCGCGCCTGCAGGGCCATGTCAGCAACGCCGAGCTCGGCGTCGCCGCCGCCCTGTTCTCGGCCGTGGCCTATGCCTTCAATCTGGTCCTGCTCCGGCGCATCGCGCAGAAGGAGCATCCGGCGATCATCGTGCTGTTCCAGAATGGCGGGCCGGCCTTGTGCCTCGCCATCCCCGCCGCGCTCGCCTTCGTGCCGATGAGCTGGGCCGACATCGCGACCTACACGCTTGCCGGCGCGCTGGCGGTCGGCGGGCATTTCATGCTGGTCTCCGCCTATGCCCGCGCCGAGGCGTCACGTCTCGCGCCGCTCGAATACACCGCGCTGATCTGGGCTAGTCTGCTCGGCTACCTGATGTTCGCCGAGGTGCCGCTATTCACGACCTTTGCCGGCGCCCTGCTGATCGTCGCGGGCGCGATCGCGGTCAGCCGGAGGTAG
- a CDS encoding GNAT family N-acetyltransferase → MNSLLPPIRDARDSDSEPLATLIAASFAEYPNCFFEWSEFPELRAPASHFAGKGGRLWIAEAPGGGIAGSLGVTPVPEQNAAEITKVYADPAFRGSGLAQALFTEALRFAEASGYDEMMLWSDTRFARGHRFYEKLGFVRWPAARYLADVSETWEYHFRKRLTGDTA, encoded by the coding sequence ATGAACTCCCTGCTCCCGCCCATCCGCGACGCTCGCGATTCCGATTCCGAGCCGCTCGCCACCCTCATCGCCGCGAGCTTCGCGGAGTATCCGAATTGCTTTTTCGAATGGTCGGAGTTTCCCGAACTGCGCGCGCCCGCCAGTCATTTCGCCGGGAAGGGCGGCCGGCTCTGGATCGCCGAGGCGCCGGGCGGCGGCATCGCCGGCTCGCTTGGCGTCACGCCCGTGCCGGAGCAGAACGCGGCCGAGATCACCAAGGTCTATGCCGATCCGGCCTTTCGCGGCTCCGGCCTGGCGCAGGCGCTGTTCACTGAAGCGCTGCGCTTCGCCGAGGCCAGCGGCTATGATGAGATGATGCTGTGGTCCGATACGCGCTTCGCGCGCGGCCACCGCTTCTACGAGAAACTCGGTTTCGTGCGCTGGCCGGCCGCGCGCTATCTCGCCGACGTTTCCGAGACCTGGGAGTATCATTTCCGTAAGCGCCTGACCGGAGACACGGCATGA
- a CDS encoding nucleotidyltransferase family protein, translating into MKRDDAIRQLTAHADAVKAMGATALYLFGSTLRNEASEESDLDLFIDYDQATKFSLLDLAGIKLYLEDELRLPVDVMTRDSLHPLLSESIQQTAIRVF; encoded by the coding sequence ATGAAGCGCGACGATGCGATCAGGCAGCTGACGGCCCATGCCGACGCCGTGAAGGCGATGGGTGCAACCGCGCTTTATCTGTTTGGATCGACGCTGCGGAACGAGGCGTCCGAGGAGAGCGACCTCGATCTCTTCATCGATTATGACCAGGCGACCAAATTCTCCCTTCTCGATCTTGCTGGCATCAAGCTTTATCTCGAAGACGAGTTGCGCCTGCCGGTCGACGTCATGACGCGCGATAGCTTGCACCCGCTGCTGAGCGAGAGCATTCAGCAAACCGCGATCCGCGTTTTCTGA
- a CDS encoding HepT-like ribonuclease domain-containing protein, whose product MRRNPLVAVFDIETAIAGIVESTKDKTFAAFHSDWLLRHGVQRGIEIISEAARRLPPEVLAFHPDIPWPKIRAVGNILRHEYQSVSDEIIWSVVQNDLPELRRVMAEIRVRLEAGLE is encoded by the coding sequence ATGCGGCGCAACCCGCTTGTCGCCGTTTTCGATATCGAGACTGCGATCGCGGGAATCGTCGAGTCCACGAAGGACAAGACCTTTGCGGCGTTTCATTCCGACTGGCTGCTTCGCCATGGCGTCCAGCGCGGGATCGAAATCATCTCCGAAGCCGCGCGGCGCCTGCCGCCGGAGGTTCTTGCATTTCATCCCGACATTCCCTGGCCGAAGATCCGCGCCGTAGGGAACATTCTCCGCCACGAATACCAGAGTGTTTCGGACGAAATCATCTGGAGCGTGGTGCAGAACGACCTACCCGAACTGCGCAGGGTCATGGCGGAAATCCGGGTGCGCCTCGAGGCCGGGCTCGAATGA
- a CDS encoding sulfite exporter TauE/SafE family protein, which translates to MPSEPLFYLVGWATTLVIAIGKSAFGGGLAILGIPLLAIVTEPLDAAIMVAMLVSLMDMMALRSFGASTWSKPDLVWLLPGLVVGIGIGYLVFVRIDPRIVTLLIGLTTLAFTAQWFLKGRLAAPGSRPVSGKLALLAGTASGFTTFVAHAGGPPVAMYLLRRGLPKSTLVGTTIALFTLGNWLKLPPYFALGLKHTDALWGALALAPAVPIGIWLGHVVHRKLDQKTLFIWCYGLLAVAAAKLSVDAALALLR; encoded by the coding sequence ATGCCGAGCGAACCGCTGTTCTACCTCGTCGGCTGGGCGACGACGCTCGTCATCGCCATCGGCAAGAGCGCCTTTGGCGGCGGGCTCGCCATTCTCGGCATTCCGCTGCTGGCGATCGTCACTGAACCGCTCGACGCTGCGATCATGGTCGCCATGCTGGTCTCGCTGATGGACATGATGGCGCTGCGCAGCTTCGGCGCCTCGACCTGGTCGAAGCCCGATCTCGTCTGGCTCTTGCCCGGCCTCGTCGTCGGGATCGGCATCGGCTATCTCGTCTTCGTCCGGATCGATCCGCGCATCGTCACGCTTCTGATCGGGCTGACGACGCTCGCCTTCACCGCACAATGGTTCCTGAAGGGGCGGCTCGCGGCTCCGGGCTCGCGCCCGGTCTCGGGCAAGCTCGCCTTGCTCGCCGGCACGGCCTCGGGCTTCACCACCTTCGTCGCGCATGCGGGCGGACCGCCGGTCGCGATGTATCTGCTCAGGCGCGGCCTGCCCAAGAGCACGCTGGTGGGCACGACCATCGCGCTCTTCACGCTCGGCAACTGGCTGAAGCTGCCGCCCTATTTCGCGCTCGGGCTGAAGCATACGGATGCCCTGTGGGGCGCGCTTGCGCTCGCGCCGGCCGTGCCGATCGGCATCTGGCTCGGGCATGTCGTGCATCGCAAGCTCGACCAGAAGACGCTGTTCATCTGGTGCTATGGCCTGCTCGCGGTCGCCGCGGCGAAGCTGTCGGTCGATGCGGCGCTCGCGCTGTTGCGCTGA
- a CDS encoding lipopolysaccharide biosynthesis protein codes for MTVLLPFVINAGLNFVLGLLIALFLGPAEFGRYAIGAAIIVLVNTALLDWLKISALRFYSLTTRETQPEIRATLDLLVAGISVSLCGLLVVAVAVGIDFKLPAMLLAAAVLAGIGAGLFDYHGAIARARFLDAAYARLIIVKNIMALILMVGGAWLTRDPTVVLLGGLLSAAVSLLAVRRALADAPLSLSAARKDVAWGFFVYALPLVAGNAIYSLIPLLNRSLLADAQGYAEAGYFSLASDMGLRLFGTLGATLEIVLLREIIRLDETRGRIAAQKRIAKNVLLVLMVALPVAVGLWMVLPAFDRLIVPPSFQGRFANYMAILIPGFAAITIFQAAFYPVFLIGKRTGIATFAALLGLGVNLALGLGLASTLGPAAYAFGQTAAFLVVLAVMATASLRVLPVLPPLRDCVLVVLAAAVMAAVIWPLRRQFSAPIELALQISIGVAVYGALILACDVARCRTTARLWWASRRIGRS; via the coding sequence ATGACCGTCCTGCTGCCCTTCGTCATCAATGCCGGGCTGAACTTCGTCCTCGGTCTGCTCATCGCCCTCTTCCTCGGCCCGGCCGAGTTCGGCCGTTACGCCATAGGCGCGGCCATCATCGTGCTGGTCAATACGGCGCTGCTCGACTGGCTGAAGATATCGGCCCTGCGTTTCTATTCGCTGACGACGCGCGAGACCCAGCCCGAGATCCGCGCGACACTCGACCTCCTGGTCGCGGGCATCAGCGTCTCGCTCTGCGGCCTGCTCGTCGTCGCCGTTGCGGTTGGCATCGACTTCAAATTGCCCGCGATGCTGCTTGCGGCCGCTGTGCTGGCCGGGATCGGGGCGGGGCTGTTCGACTATCACGGGGCGATAGCCCGGGCGCGCTTCCTCGATGCTGCCTATGCCCGGCTGATCATCGTCAAGAATATCATGGCGCTGATCCTGATGGTCGGCGGGGCCTGGCTGACGCGGGATCCGACGGTTGTGCTGCTCGGCGGCCTGCTCAGCGCCGCGGTTTCGCTCCTGGCGGTGCGGCGCGCGCTCGCCGACGCGCCGCTCTCGCTTTCGGCCGCGCGCAAGGACGTCGCCTGGGGCTTCTTCGTCTACGCGCTGCCGCTTGTCGCCGGCAATGCGATCTATTCCTTGATCCCGCTGCTCAACCGCTCGCTGCTGGCCGATGCGCAGGGCTATGCCGAGGCCGGCTATTTCTCGCTGGCCTCCGATATGGGTTTGCGCCTGTTCGGGACGCTGGGGGCGACGCTCGAGATCGTGCTGCTGCGCGAGATCATCCGCCTCGACGAGACGCGTGGCCGGATCGCCGCGCAAAAGCGCATCGCCAAGAACGTCCTGCTCGTGCTGATGGTCGCCTTGCCGGTCGCGGTCGGGCTGTGGATGGTGCTGCCGGCCTTCGACCGGTTGATCGTGCCGCCGAGCTTCCAGGGCCGTTTCGCCAACTACATGGCGATCCTGATCCCGGGCTTCGCGGCGATCACGATCTTCCAGGCCGCCTTCTATCCGGTCTTCCTGATCGGCAAGCGCACCGGCATCGCGACGTTCGCCGCGCTGCTCGGGCTTGGCGTCAATCTCGCGCTCGGGCTCGGCCTGGCGTCGACGCTGGGGCCGGCCGCCTATGCCTTCGGCCAGACGGCGGCCTTCCTGGTCGTGCTCGCGGTGATGGCGACGGCGTCCTTGCGCGTGCTGCCGGTTTTGCCGCCGCTGCGCGATTGCGTCCTGGTCGTGCTGGCGGCGGCTGTGATGGCGGCCGTGATCTGGCCGTTGCGGCGGCAATTCTCCGCCCCGATCGAGCTGGCCTTGCAGATCTCCATTGGTGTGGCGGTCTATGGCGCGCTCATCCTTGCCTGCGACGTCGCGCGCTGCCGCACGACGGCGAGGCTCTGGTGGGCGAGCCGGCGAATCGGGCGCAGCTGA
- a CDS encoding L,D-transpeptidase encodes MRPVLLLPLTALVLSGPALAQNYAQPLPGDPMATASSGRANYGGGFIEMLMTGRDPTPMGRGGAVYNRPGAYATYGRSTEPAAYPADPFEPAARPRTPGRRMAALGEPVEMERPIERVIDPRFRKQEVAYDGPHKPGTIIIDTPQRFLFLVQPGGRALRYGIGVGRPGFSWAGMKTVSRKAEWPSWTPPAEMLKRRPDLPRFMQGGPENPLGARAMYLGSTLYRIHGTNEPHTIGQAVSSGCIRMTNDDVTDLYERVRVGAKVLVI; translated from the coding sequence ATGCGTCCAGTCCTTCTCCTGCCGCTCACCGCCCTTGTGCTGAGCGGGCCGGCCCTCGCCCAGAACTATGCCCAGCCGCTGCCGGGTGATCCGATGGCGACTGCCTCCTCGGGACGGGCCAATTACGGCGGCGGTTTCATCGAGATGCTGATGACCGGCCGCGACCCGACGCCGATGGGCCGGGGCGGGGCGGTCTATAATCGCCCGGGCGCCTACGCCACCTATGGCCGCAGCACCGAGCCGGCAGCCTATCCGGCCGACCCCTTCGAGCCTGCGGCCCGGCCGCGCACGCCCGGCCGCCGCATGGCCGCGCTCGGCGAGCCCGTCGAGATGGAGCGCCCGATCGAGCGCGTCATCGATCCGCGCTTCCGCAAGCAGGAGGTCGCTTACGATGGCCCGCACAAGCCGGGCACGATCATCATCGACACGCCGCAGCGCTTCCTCTTTCTGGTCCAGCCGGGCGGGCGCGCCTTGCGCTACGGCATCGGCGTCGGCCGCCCCGGCTTCTCCTGGGCGGGCATGAAGACGGTCAGCCGCAAGGCGGAATGGCCGAGCTGGACGCCGCCGGCCGAGATGCTGAAGCGGCGCCCCGACCTGCCGCGCTTCATGCAGGGGGGGCCTGAGAACCCGCTGGGCGCGCGCGCCATGTATCTCGGCTCCACGCTCTACCGCATCCACGGCACCAATGAGCCGCACACGATCGGCCAAGCGGTCTCCTCGGGCTGCATCCGCATGACCAATGACGATGTCACGGATCTCTACGAGCGCGTCCGCGTCGGCGCGAAGGTGCTGGTGATCTGA
- a CDS encoding DUF2076 domain-containing protein yields MTPQERDVIAGIFDRLKQAANQPRDPEAERFISDRLREQPYAPYAMAQAVYVQEQALTNLQAQVEDLQAQMRDLQNRQAEAPPQSGGFLSGIFGSGTKPPDASQRPGSVPAFPQSGAGQPSSPWNSPQPNAMQAAPMQPGMQPQQPGPWAGQGAQQPPAARGGGFMASALTTAAGVAGGMMLGNVLTNAFGGHGAGAGAAKASDLNSISDSAKLNPPTPDATKGNDAASTQNAGDNANYNDGSSNPANYQNASTDTPADDGYDDGSSFAGDDDDSWT; encoded by the coding sequence ATGACGCCGCAAGAACGCGACGTGATCGCCGGGATTTTCGACCGCCTGAAACAGGCGGCCAACCAGCCCCGCGACCCCGAGGCTGAGCGCTTCATCTCAGACCGCCTGCGCGAGCAGCCCTATGCGCCCTACGCCATGGCGCAGGCCGTCTATGTGCAGGAACAAGCGCTGACCAACCTGCAGGCGCAGGTCGAGGATCTGCAGGCGCAGATGCGCGATCTGCAGAACCGGCAGGCAGAGGCTCCGCCGCAATCCGGCGGGTTCCTCTCCGGCATCTTCGGTAGCGGAACGAAGCCCCCGGATGCCTCGCAGCGCCCTGGCTCTGTTCCCGCTTTTCCGCAGAGCGGAGCCGGGCAGCCGTCATCACCCTGGAACAGTCCGCAGCCCAATGCGATGCAGGCTGCTCCGATGCAGCCTGGAATGCAGCCGCAGCAGCCCGGTCCCTGGGCCGGCCAGGGGGCGCAGCAGCCTCCCGCTGCGCGTGGCGGCGGCTTCATGGCGAGCGCGCTGACGACCGCGGCCGGCGTCGCCGGCGGCATGATGCTCGGCAATGTCCTGACCAACGCCTTCGGCGGTCACGGCGCGGGCGCGGGAGCGGCCAAGGCGTCCGATCTGAACTCGATCTCGGACAGCGCCAAGCTCAACCCGCCGACGCCCGACGCCACCAAGGGCAACGATGCCGCCAGCACGCAAAATGCCGGCGACAATGCCAACTACAACGACGGCTCGTCCAACCCGGCGAACTACCAGAACGCCAGCACCGACACGCCCGCCGATGACGGCTATGACGACGGCTCCAGCTTCGCCGGGGACGACGACGATAGCTGGACCTGA